From Streptomyces sp. NBC_01460, a single genomic window includes:
- a CDS encoding class I SAM-dependent methyltransferase, with protein MPVTPTSPTSTAASDLWHHYGASASPDRPALTRLHWDWYQRTGPGEELLGDVVDRDVAELGAGSACQAAYVARTMGPARVIALDSSEAQHARSTAMHGDVPRLELVHTDAATYLSDRPSTLDVAYSLFGAVDFCDPHVLLPAVAAALRPGGRLVFSTLGHYKNGTPPATECQPADVPARLADGTASTMQRWVLDTPVWEKLLDGYGFELLSCDVIRDQGPEGATPMTTTVFRAKSSRP; from the coding sequence GTGCCCGTGACTCCAACCTCACCGACCTCAACGGCCGCTTCCGACCTCTGGCACCACTACGGGGCATCGGCCTCGCCGGACCGTCCAGCGCTCACCAGGCTGCACTGGGACTGGTACCAGCGCACGGGGCCAGGCGAAGAACTCCTAGGCGACGTCGTCGATCGCGACGTCGCCGAGCTCGGCGCTGGATCGGCCTGCCAGGCCGCGTACGTGGCCCGGACCATGGGACCGGCTCGCGTCATCGCACTGGACAGCTCCGAAGCGCAGCATGCCCGCAGCACGGCCATGCACGGTGACGTCCCTCGCCTGGAGCTGGTCCACACCGACGCAGCGACGTACCTGTCCGATCGCCCAAGCACTCTCGATGTGGCCTACTCGCTGTTCGGCGCCGTGGACTTCTGCGATCCGCACGTGCTGCTCCCCGCGGTCGCGGCGGCCCTCAGGCCGGGCGGTCGACTGGTCTTCTCCACGCTCGGCCACTACAAGAACGGCACTCCGCCGGCCACCGAGTGCCAGCCAGCTGATGTTCCTGCCCGCCTCGCGGACGGCACCGCCAGCACCATGCAGCGGTGGGTGCTCGACACGCCCGTGTGGGAGAAGTTGCTGGACGGGTACGGATTCGAGTTGCTGAGTTGCGACGTGATTCGCGACCAAGGCCCGGAGGGGGCCACGCCCATGACGACCACTGTCTTTCGGGCAAAGAGCAGTCGGCCGTAG
- a CDS encoding DUF397 domain-containing protein — MSAPESSWFNASYNNDTGGSCIKIAPLLDQVGFRDSKNKKGPAVVVPQAAWSAFLGPATESNITV, encoded by the coding sequence ATGAGCGCCCCCGAGTCCAGCTGGTTCAATGCCTCCTACAACAACGACACGGGCGGTTCCTGTATCAAGATCGCACCCCTGCTCGACCAGGTCGGCTTCCGCGACTCCAAAAACAAGAAGGGCCCCGCCGTCGTTGTCCCGCAGGCCGCATGGAGTGCTTTCCTCGGCCCCGCCACCGAGTCGAACATCACGGTGTAG
- a CDS encoding glycosyltransferase family 4 protein, producing MRDYLLVLCVTAAATYLLTGPVRKFAIKVRAMPEIRARDVHREPTPRLGGISMFLGLCAGLLVAGRLTGLGAAFDTFDQSRALLSGAALIWLCGVLDDKFELSSLIMLGGQTTAAGAMVMQGMTILWLPVPGVGTVELTQWQGALLTVLLVAVSKSAVNFVDGLDGLATGMVCLTAVAFFLFACRVRASNGIETAAPAMLFAAILIGMCLGFLPHNAHPARIFLGNSGLMLLGLVLAAGTISMTGQVDPGTLKSLAGSEDAAVREMLPVCLPLLLPLFIIAFQAADLALMIVRRTRKDRLSYPVDRGHLHHRLLEIGYSHNRAVLIAYSWSALVASGTLAYAARDGFMWFMTAATPSAGGTSPPSLANRSPRTACCSSRWPHRVTLSPPSSRHSPLPRSVARSSPRTHVTTVPQSSGTSAPDAAPA from the coding sequence GTGCGTGACTATCTCCTCGTCCTGTGCGTGACGGCTGCCGCAACATACCTGCTGACAGGACCGGTACGAAAGTTCGCCATCAAGGTGAGGGCGATGCCGGAGATCCGGGCACGTGACGTGCATCGGGAGCCCACTCCGCGGCTCGGCGGGATCTCCATGTTCCTCGGCCTGTGCGCGGGCCTGCTGGTTGCCGGTCGCCTCACTGGTCTTGGCGCGGCCTTCGATACATTCGATCAATCGCGGGCCTTGCTCTCAGGGGCAGCACTGATCTGGTTGTGCGGCGTGCTGGACGACAAGTTCGAGCTCAGCTCCCTGATCATGCTGGGCGGCCAGACAACTGCTGCCGGCGCGATGGTCATGCAGGGGATGACGATTCTGTGGTTGCCAGTCCCGGGCGTCGGCACGGTCGAGCTGACCCAGTGGCAGGGCGCCCTCCTGACGGTGCTGCTGGTTGCCGTCTCGAAGAGCGCGGTCAACTTTGTGGACGGTCTCGACGGTCTCGCGACCGGCATGGTGTGCCTTACGGCGGTCGCGTTCTTCTTGTTCGCCTGCCGCGTCCGGGCGTCGAACGGCATCGAGACCGCCGCCCCGGCCATGCTGTTCGCGGCCATCTTGATAGGAATGTGTCTGGGCTTCTTGCCGCATAATGCGCACCCGGCGCGGATTTTCCTCGGCAACTCCGGCTTGATGCTGCTCGGCCTGGTGCTCGCCGCGGGCACTATCTCGATGACGGGGCAGGTCGATCCGGGCACACTGAAGTCACTCGCTGGGTCCGAGGACGCAGCCGTGCGTGAAATGCTGCCGGTTTGTCTTCCGCTGCTGCTTCCGCTGTTCATCATCGCGTTTCAAGCCGCCGACTTGGCGCTGATGATTGTCCGCCGCACGCGGAAGGACAGGTTGTCGTACCCGGTCGACCGAGGACACCTGCACCATCGCCTGCTGGAGATCGGCTACTCCCACAACCGAGCGGTGCTGATCGCGTACTCCTGGTCGGCGCTGGTCGCGTCCGGGACGCTCGCCTATGCCGCGAGAGACGGGTTCATGTGGTTCATGACGGCGGCGACACCCTCGGCTGGGGGGACCTCCCCGCCGTCCCTGGCAAACCGTTCACCGCGGACAGCATGCTGCTCTTCCAGATGGCCGCACCGCGTGACGCTTTCGCCACCCTCTTCACGGCACTCGCCACTGCCACGCTCCGTGGCCCGGTCGTCGCCACGCACTCACGTTACGACCGTGCCACAGAGTTCTGGCACCTCCGCGCCGGACGCCGCCCCGGCATAG
- a CDS encoding DEAD/DEAH box helicase: protein MQSTAIELRPHQKEAVTAAVKTLRTHPRASVIAACGTGKTLIAARTTARLTPRGRVLVLVPTLDLLSQTVRSWHTAGHKGPAVAVCSARQAMEHPSAGNLPMTTKPAELSELAPPTGPVTVYATYASLPTVIAAHRDHHLQPWDLVVVDEAHRTAGRLGKAWAGIHHDDQVPATRRLYLTATPRIWDPDTDHSDTPVASMDDETLFGPVAWRLTLSDAIDLGLLADYQILVPVIQNTDLRDWLATSPGAGADGLRLAGHQVAVLRAIHDHQLRRVLTFHHRVQDARAFATTLPDTAAALPTHLQPQGLWSQWISGTHPPRTRRRILLDFATHTHPEQPAVLSNARVLGEGIDVPAIDAVVFADPKNSPVDTVQAVGRALRQTPGAGKKATLVVPVYLTPDEDPDDLLGADAYTPLWRTVQALRAHDERLTARLADPRTHRPTLGTEDPGAWLHFERPTQQEEVALALTLRVLNPKSAEWRRGLTAARRYHRTHHHLDAPQTHEDPDGYPLGRWLTWQRHLHTTGALDPARTHALERLGIIWNPQQHAFDRGLVHATVYAAVHGHLAAPVDHHQDGFALGRWLATQRKRADTLTPARSQALQDLDPYWNPPWPLTWHRTYHAARRHQEAGNQLTDVPRNYTTEDGHRLGEWLHHQWLHPERLHSTQQQLLAGLSLTQNTGPSPKKRKPPARKPDQGLAAARAFHQREGHLEVPQRHVEHLDGEPVRLGQWISNTRRRKERLPADRVHALDALDMRW, encoded by the coding sequence ATGCAGAGCACCGCGATCGAACTCCGCCCCCACCAGAAAGAAGCCGTCACCGCCGCGGTCAAAACGCTGCGCACCCATCCGCGGGCAAGCGTGATCGCCGCATGCGGCACCGGAAAAACACTGATCGCCGCCCGCACCACCGCCCGCCTCACCCCCCGCGGGCGGGTCCTGGTCCTCGTCCCGACACTGGACCTGCTCTCCCAGACGGTGCGCTCCTGGCACACGGCCGGCCACAAAGGCCCGGCGGTAGCCGTCTGCTCCGCCCGCCAGGCCATGGAACACCCCTCCGCCGGCAACCTCCCCATGACGACGAAGCCCGCCGAGCTGTCCGAACTCGCACCGCCCACCGGCCCGGTGACCGTCTACGCCACCTACGCCTCCCTGCCCACCGTCATCGCCGCCCACCGAGACCACCACCTGCAGCCCTGGGACCTCGTCGTCGTCGACGAAGCCCACCGCACCGCCGGCCGCCTCGGGAAAGCCTGGGCCGGGATCCACCACGACGACCAGGTCCCCGCCACCCGCCGCCTCTACCTCACCGCGACCCCCCGCATCTGGGACCCCGACACCGACCACAGCGACACCCCCGTCGCGTCCATGGACGACGAAACGCTCTTCGGCCCCGTCGCCTGGCGCCTCACCCTCTCCGACGCCATCGACCTCGGCCTCCTCGCCGACTACCAGATCCTCGTCCCCGTCATCCAGAACACCGACCTGCGCGACTGGCTCGCTACCAGCCCCGGCGCCGGCGCCGACGGCCTACGTCTCGCCGGACACCAGGTCGCCGTCCTCAGAGCCATCCACGACCACCAGCTACGCCGCGTCCTGACCTTCCACCACCGCGTCCAAGACGCCCGCGCGTTCGCCACCACCCTCCCCGACACCGCAGCCGCCCTCCCCACCCATCTGCAGCCCCAGGGCCTGTGGTCCCAGTGGATCAGCGGCACCCACCCGCCCCGCACCCGCCGCCGCATCCTCCTCGACTTCGCCACCCATACCCACCCCGAACAACCCGCCGTCCTGTCCAACGCCCGCGTCCTGGGCGAAGGCATCGACGTCCCCGCCATCGACGCCGTCGTCTTCGCCGACCCCAAGAACAGCCCCGTCGACACCGTCCAAGCCGTCGGCCGCGCACTGCGCCAGACCCCCGGCGCCGGCAAAAAAGCCACCCTCGTCGTGCCCGTCTACCTCACCCCCGACGAAGACCCCGACGACCTCCTCGGCGCCGACGCCTACACCCCCCTGTGGCGCACCGTCCAAGCCCTGCGCGCCCACGACGAACGCCTCACCGCCCGCCTCGCCGACCCCCGCACCCACCGCCCCACCCTCGGCACCGAAGACCCAGGCGCCTGGCTCCACTTCGAACGCCCCACCCAGCAAGAAGAAGTCGCCCTCGCCCTCACCCTGCGCGTCCTCAACCCCAAAAGCGCCGAATGGCGCCGCGGCCTCACCGCAGCCCGCCGCTACCACCGCACCCACCACCACCTCGACGCCCCCCAGACCCACGAAGACCCCGACGGCTACCCCCTGGGCCGCTGGCTCACCTGGCAACGCCACCTCCACACCACCGGCGCCCTCGACCCCGCCCGCACCCACGCCCTCGAACGCCTCGGCATCATCTGGAACCCTCAACAGCACGCCTTCGACCGCGGCCTCGTCCACGCCACCGTCTACGCCGCCGTGCACGGCCACCTCGCCGCCCCCGTCGACCACCACCAGGACGGCTTCGCCCTCGGCCGCTGGCTCGCCACCCAACGCAAACGCGCCGACACCCTCACCCCCGCCAGATCCCAGGCGCTCCAAGACCTTGACCCGTACTGGAACCCGCCCTGGCCACTGACCTGGCACCGCACCTACCACGCTGCCCGCAGACACCAGGAAGCCGGAAACCAGCTGACCGACGTGCCCCGCAACTACACCACCGAAGACGGGCACCGCCTGGGGGAGTGGCTCCACCACCAGTGGCTGCACCCCGAACGCCTGCACTCCACCCAGCAACAGCTCCTGGCCGGCCTCAGCCTGACCCAGAACACCGGACCGTCCCCTAAGAAACGCAAACCACCCGCCCGCAAGCCAGACCAGGGCCTGGCCGCCGCCCGCGCCTTCCACCAGCGGGAGGGTCACCTCGAGGTTCCTCAGCGCCACGTCGAACACCTCGACGGAGAACCCGTACGACTCGGACAGTGGATCAGCAACACCCGCCGCCGCAAGGAACGCCTGCCCGCCGACCGGGTCCACGCACTCGACGCTCTCGACATGCGCTGGTAG
- a CDS encoding SMC family ATPase, with the protein MYLHHLTVQAFGPFARTEAVDFDTLTSNGLFLLRGDTGAGKTSILDAVCFALYGTVPGIRPTHRLRSDHAPTDTRTHVILEFTAAGRRLRITRKPKQTYPSRRAKTGTATAEATVELHQWSDTDGVTGWEPVSANHQDTAREIEASLGLSKEQFCQVVLLPQGDFATFLRSDAKDRTVLLRRLFDTGRFQELQAWLTDRSKATKKDLDDVTATLQHLSERIHQEAGPLLHQDGTSTDEAALPDTQDPADLLPRAQHLRTLAVNAHTEAVADEERSDTEHQHAKTEHQHTHELAGRQTQHAQAQARRTALDDKAAHHPHLRDELDNGRRAEPLRPLLEAVKHTSRALDTATTAEDQARTQLPEEDRRTGIPQLQATLEQHHADRGRVEGLLPDEQRHAQLGAQITELGTEAEQAQADLEEAGQWLAAWPDLEAEHTSLLGDMTKAADQVPQHEQVIQTLNAHLKAARLRDTLTTELASAAQAETDRAAEALEARTRWLDLRERRLEGMAGELAAELIDGAPCSVCGSPDHPNRARLLPDQPTRQDEEKARALYEQADTLHTQAGGRRNELATQHAEAAGAAGPTPSDELKAQLKSAKAAHRAACDAAGALPAAQETLTHLRTEHDTRTQQRQQAQDRVTECLARIKTLAQQQSALADTLAAARGTATTLGERITELTRTAKILSGAIDAAQKAADATSRHHDATTTATTTAHDAGFLTLEEATAALKDPQFLDQWSQELDQWGKDDAVVTDLLKTPNLQEAGLQPPADLPAAAKALLEAEDRMKKTAATRQQAGHRVTALTDLISTLTARLNDLEPLQARHALVDRLAGIASATTTANTLSMELEAYVLAARLEEIAEAANIRLQAMTSERYLLQHTADKDQGRRGRLKSGLGLRILDTWTGTERETSTLSGGETFTASLALALGLADVVTQEASGRPLGTLFIDEGFGTLDEQNLQEVMDVLDQLRAGNRAVGIVSHVAELSRRIPSQLNVLKNRNGSTLRPLISTDL; encoded by the coding sequence ATGTACCTCCACCACCTGACCGTCCAGGCCTTCGGACCCTTCGCCCGCACAGAAGCCGTCGACTTCGACACCCTGACCAGCAACGGCCTGTTCCTCCTGCGCGGAGACACCGGCGCAGGCAAGACCAGCATCCTGGACGCCGTCTGCTTCGCCCTCTACGGCACCGTGCCCGGCATCCGCCCCACCCACCGCCTGCGCAGCGACCACGCCCCCACCGACACACGCACCCACGTCATCCTGGAGTTCACCGCCGCAGGCCGCCGCCTCAGGATCACACGAAAGCCCAAGCAGACCTACCCCAGCAGACGCGCCAAGACCGGCACCGCCACCGCCGAAGCCACCGTCGAACTCCACCAGTGGAGTGACACCGACGGCGTCACAGGGTGGGAGCCGGTCAGCGCTAACCACCAGGACACCGCCAGAGAGATCGAAGCATCCCTGGGGCTGTCCAAAGAACAGTTCTGCCAGGTCGTCCTCCTGCCACAAGGCGACTTCGCCACCTTCCTGCGGTCCGACGCCAAGGACCGCACCGTGCTGCTGCGCCGCCTCTTCGACACCGGACGCTTCCAGGAACTCCAGGCGTGGCTCACCGACCGGAGCAAAGCCACCAAGAAGGACCTCGACGACGTCACGGCCACCCTGCAGCACCTCAGCGAACGCATCCACCAGGAAGCCGGCCCCCTCCTCCACCAAGACGGCACCAGCACCGACGAGGCCGCCCTACCCGACACCCAGGACCCCGCCGACCTCCTGCCCCGGGCCCAGCACCTGCGCACCCTCGCCGTCAACGCCCACACCGAGGCGGTGGCCGACGAGGAACGCAGCGACACCGAACACCAGCACGCCAAGACCGAACACCAGCACACGCACGAACTCGCAGGCCGGCAGACCCAGCACGCCCAAGCCCAAGCGCGCCGTACAGCACTCGACGACAAGGCCGCCCACCACCCACACCTGCGCGACGAACTCGACAACGGCCGGCGCGCCGAACCGCTGCGCCCCCTCCTGGAGGCCGTGAAGCACACCTCACGTGCCCTGGACACGGCCACGACAGCCGAAGACCAGGCCCGCACCCAGCTGCCCGAAGAAGACCGTCGCACCGGCATTCCCCAGCTGCAGGCCACCCTGGAACAGCACCACGCCGACAGGGGCCGCGTCGAAGGGCTGCTGCCGGACGAGCAGCGCCACGCACAGCTCGGTGCCCAGATCACCGAGCTCGGCACCGAGGCAGAGCAGGCGCAAGCCGACCTCGAGGAAGCCGGGCAATGGCTGGCCGCATGGCCTGACCTGGAGGCCGAACACACCAGCCTCCTCGGCGACATGACCAAAGCCGCCGACCAGGTGCCGCAACACGAACAGGTCATCCAGACACTCAACGCCCACCTCAAAGCCGCACGCCTCCGCGACACGCTCACCACCGAACTCGCTTCGGCCGCACAAGCGGAAACCGATCGTGCCGCTGAAGCCCTCGAAGCCAGAACGCGGTGGCTCGACCTGCGTGAACGCCGCCTAGAGGGCATGGCCGGCGAGCTGGCCGCTGAACTCATCGACGGTGCGCCGTGCTCGGTCTGCGGCTCGCCCGACCACCCGAACCGGGCCCGACTCCTTCCCGACCAGCCCACACGTCAGGACGAGGAGAAGGCCCGCGCCCTTTACGAGCAGGCCGACACGCTGCACACTCAGGCCGGCGGTCGCCGCAACGAGCTCGCCACCCAGCATGCCGAAGCAGCCGGAGCAGCGGGCCCCACTCCCAGCGACGAGCTCAAGGCCCAGCTCAAATCGGCCAAGGCAGCCCACCGGGCCGCATGCGACGCCGCCGGCGCACTGCCCGCAGCCCAGGAAACCCTGACCCACCTCCGCACAGAGCACGACACCCGCACCCAGCAGCGCCAACAAGCCCAGGACCGCGTGACCGAATGCCTGGCACGCATCAAAACCCTGGCCCAGCAGCAGAGCGCTCTCGCCGACACCCTTGCCGCAGCACGCGGCACCGCCACCACCCTCGGCGAGCGCATCACCGAACTCACCCGCACCGCCAAAATCCTGTCCGGCGCGATCGACGCCGCCCAGAAGGCAGCCGACGCAACCTCCCGCCACCATGACGCTACGACCACCGCCACCACTACCGCCCACGACGCGGGGTTCCTGACTCTCGAGGAGGCAACCGCCGCCCTCAAGGACCCGCAGTTCCTGGACCAGTGGAGCCAGGAACTCGACCAGTGGGGCAAGGACGACGCCGTCGTCACCGACCTCCTGAAAACCCCGAACCTGCAGGAAGCCGGCCTCCAGCCCCCCGCCGACCTCCCAGCAGCCGCCAAAGCCCTGCTCGAGGCCGAAGATCGCATGAAGAAGACTGCGGCCACCCGCCAGCAGGCCGGCCACCGGGTCACCGCTCTGACCGATTTGATCTCCACCCTCACAGCCCGCCTCAACGACCTGGAACCCCTGCAAGCCCGCCACGCCCTAGTTGATCGCCTGGCCGGCATCGCCTCCGCCACCACCACCGCGAACACCCTCAGCATGGAACTCGAGGCCTACGTCCTGGCCGCCCGACTCGAAGAGATCGCCGAGGCAGCCAACATCCGGCTCCAGGCCATGACCTCGGAGCGCTACCTCCTCCAGCACACCGCCGACAAGGACCAAGGCCGACGCGGACGCCTCAAGTCCGGCCTGGGACTGAGAATCCTCGACACCTGGACCGGCACCGAACGCGAAACCTCCACCCTCTCCGGCGGCGAAACCTTCACCGCCTCCCTCGCCCTCGCCCTCGGCCTGGCCGACGTCGTCACCCAGGAAGCCAGCGGCCGCCCCCTGGGAACCCTCTTCATCGACGAAGGCTTCGGCACCCTCGACGAACAGAACCTGCAAGAAGTCATGGACGTCCTGGACCAACTACGCGCCGGGAACCGCGCGGTGGGCATCGTCAGCCACGTCGCCGAACTCAGCCGCCGAATCCCCAGCCAGCTCAACGTCCTGAAAAACCGCAACGGCTCCACCCTCCGCCCGCTCATCAGCACCGATCTGTAA